From the Octopus sinensis linkage group LG28, ASM634580v1, whole genome shotgun sequence genome, one window contains:
- the LOC115225858 gene encoding ubiquinone biosynthesis protein COQ4 homolog, mitochondrial → MASSLCLYFSSRLFSRKYLNINTFTTLRNLKNERLTSCDLISRSTARFSSSVAQNYDVEYPGHIKLTNIQRTLLTIGSAAMCLYNPRRDDMISTFGETTGHYALKMIKSKMLQDPEGCLVLKEKPIINTENIDYEYLNNLPDGTLGKEYWRFLNYNGFDPDGRRPVHFVDDPDLVYIMLRYRQTHDLIHALLGMPPHMLGEVVVKWIEALQTGLPMCITAAVFGPLRLGPKHSQLYWSEFMPWAIRCGRKSKFLLSVYFEKYWEENVVDLRQKLNIEPPPKKLSMKDKRSLSEDDSISE, encoded by the exons ATGGCGTCGTCGCTGTGTCTTTATTTCTCGTCCCGACTTTTCAGtcggaaatatttaaatataaacacttttACAACTCTGCGTAACCTGAAAAATGAAAGACTCACCAGTTGTG ACCTTATATCCAGATCTACAGCTAGATTTTCTTCAAGCGTAGCCCAGAACTATGATGTAGAGTACCCAGGGCACATTAAACTTACCAACATTCAGAGGACCCTCCTCACAATTGGTTCAGCTGCTATGTGTCTGTATAACCCCAGGCGAGATG ATATGATCAGCACATTTGGTGAAACCACAGGCCACTATGCTTTGAAGATGATAAAATCAAAAATGTTACAAGACCCAGAAGGTTGCTTAGTTCTGAA AGAAAAACCAATTATAAACACTGAAAACATAGATTATGAATATCTCAATAATTTACCTGATGGAACTCTGGGTAAAGAATATTGGCGCTTCCTTAATTACAAT GGTTTCGATCCCGATGGCCGACGGCCTGTTCATTTCGTCGATGATCCAGATCTTGTCTACATCATGCTGCGTTACAGGCAGACCCATGACTTGATCCATGCATTGCTGGGTATGCCTCCCCACATGTTAGGGGAAGTAGTTGTCAAGTGGATAGAGGCCCTACAGACTGGTTTACCTATGTGTATAACTGCGGCAGTTTTTGGTCCCCTACGACTTGGCCCAAA aCATTCTCAGTTATACTGGAGTGAATTTATGCCATGGGCCATTCGTTGTGGACGGAAATCAAAATTTCTTCTGTCTGTGTATTTTGAGAAATATTGGGAAGAGAATGTTGTTGATTTACGTCAGAAACTGAATATTGAACCTCCACCCAAAAAACTCTCCATGAAAGACAAACGCAGTTTGTCAGAAGACGATTCTATTTCTGAATAA